The genomic DNA GGTCAACTTTCCCATGACCTGAGATCTGCATCGTCCTACTCCTTCCCTCACTTCCCCGACTCGTGTCCTAAACGATCAGTGCCCTTTATCCCTGTCGAGTACCTTATCGGTCCCTCGCAGGAAAACTTGAGGGTTCTACCGGGGAGCCTGAAAAATATTTTTCGGCATGCTCTTGGACCATCTGAGCAATGCCGATTCCTCCGGATTCCGCCGCTCGCCGTCCGATTTCCTCATCATAAAATGAATAGAAATACGCACCCTGTTTATTGGCAATAGCTCCTTGAGGGACGGTTTCTCTCATAACCTTGAGTAGATACGAGACAAAATAGGACTCGTACTGTTTCCCAGCCTCGATAAGTTTCTGACGTTCCTGCATAACATCCTGTACTGTCAATGAGTTATGGGTATTGTTCGGTTGACTTAGGGAGACCAGTGCCCCAGGATCCATATATAATGGTGACGCCATCAACCCCCGACTCTTCTCCAGACCCATTTGGGTAATCCCGTCCATAAGAAGCCCTCAAATAATCTCCAGATTTGCCTGAAGGGCCCCGGCAGACTTGAGCGCCGAGAGAATCGCCACCAGATCCCGAGGTGTGACACCCACGGCGTTGAGTGCCTGAACAACCTCTCCTAATGTCACTGTTTCATCGACGACGATCAGACGAGACTCCTGTTCTTTCACCTCAGTCTGGACATCTGGGGTGACAGTAGTTTGTCCTGCAGCATTCCCCACAAGCGGTGCCGTCGGCTGAGACACGTTCAACGTATTTTTGACTGAAATCGTGAGATTCCCATGAGAAATGGCGCAGGTTGAAATCCGAACGTGTTCGCCAAGTACGACCGTACCCGTCCGCTCATTGACAACGACCTTCGCAATGGCATCGACGGACACATCG from Nitrospira sp. includes the following:
- a CDS encoding rod-binding protein, with the translated sequence MDGITQMGLEKSRGLMASPLYMDPGALVSLSQPNNTHNSLTVQDVMQERQKLIEAGKQYESYFVSYLLKVMRETVPQGAIANKQGAYFYSFYDEEIGRRAAESGGIGIAQMVQEHAEKYFSGSPVEPSSFPARDR